One stretch of Amycolatopsis sp. 195334CR DNA includes these proteins:
- a CDS encoding thiamine pyrophosphate-binding protein gives MAQTVQTVPESAAGVSEPARTETPELISGGHLVAKALKAEGVDVIFTLCGGHIIDIYDGCVDEGIDVVDVRHEQVAAHAADGYARITGKPGCAVVTAGPGTTDAVTGVANALRAESPMLLIGGQGALSQHKMGSLQDLPHVDMMTPITKFAATVPATERAADIVSMAFRECFHGAPGPSFLEIPRDVLDAKVPVEKARVPEAGHYRASTRSAGDPVAIEKLADLLAHAEKPCVLLGSQVWTCRATEAATEFARRLNVPAYMNGSGRGTLPPGDPHHFQLSRRYAFNNADLIIIVGTPFDFRMGYGRRLSHEATVVQVDLDYRTVGKNRDVDLGIVGDAGLVLTAVTAASTGRISNGAVKRKAWLEELRAVENEAYQKRLPRQLSEQNPIDPYRLVHEINEFLTEDSIYIGDGGDIVTFSGQVVQPKAPGNWMDPGPLGTLGVGVPFAMAAKYARPESEVVCLFGDGAFSLTGWDFETMVRFNLPFVGIVGNNSSMNQIRYGQIQKYGEPRGRIGNTLGDVRYDEFARMLGGYGEEVRDPADIRPALERARESGKPSLINVWVDPDVYAPGTMNQTMYK, from the coding sequence ATGGCGCAGACGGTCCAGACAGTGCCGGAGAGCGCCGCGGGGGTCAGTGAGCCGGCGCGTACGGAAACGCCCGAACTGATCTCAGGCGGCCACCTCGTGGCGAAAGCACTCAAGGCCGAGGGCGTGGACGTGATCTTCACCCTCTGCGGCGGGCACATCATCGACATCTACGACGGGTGCGTGGACGAGGGCATCGACGTGGTCGACGTCCGGCACGAACAGGTCGCGGCGCACGCCGCCGACGGTTACGCCCGGATCACCGGGAAGCCGGGCTGCGCGGTGGTCACCGCCGGCCCCGGCACCACCGACGCGGTCACCGGCGTGGCGAACGCGCTGCGCGCGGAGAGCCCGATGCTGCTGATCGGCGGCCAGGGCGCGTTGTCCCAGCACAAGATGGGCTCCCTGCAGGACCTCCCGCACGTGGACATGATGACCCCGATCACCAAGTTCGCGGCCACCGTGCCCGCCACCGAACGCGCGGCCGACATCGTCTCGATGGCCTTCCGCGAGTGCTTCCACGGCGCGCCGGGGCCGTCGTTCCTGGAGATCCCGCGCGACGTGCTCGACGCGAAGGTCCCGGTGGAGAAGGCCCGCGTGCCCGAGGCGGGGCACTACCGCGCCTCCACCCGCTCGGCCGGTGACCCGGTGGCCATCGAGAAGCTCGCGGACCTGCTGGCGCACGCGGAAAAGCCGTGCGTGCTGCTGGGCAGCCAGGTGTGGACCTGCCGGGCCACCGAGGCGGCCACCGAGTTCGCGCGGCGGCTCAACGTACCCGCGTACATGAACGGCTCCGGCCGCGGCACGCTGCCGCCCGGGGACCCGCACCACTTCCAGCTCTCACGCCGCTACGCCTTCAACAACGCCGACCTGATCATCATCGTCGGCACCCCGTTCGACTTCCGGATGGGTTACGGGCGCAGGCTTTCGCACGAGGCCACCGTGGTCCAGGTCGACCTCGACTACCGCACGGTGGGCAAGAACCGCGACGTCGACCTCGGCATCGTCGGCGACGCCGGCCTGGTGCTGACCGCGGTGACCGCGGCCTCCACCGGCCGGATCAGCAACGGCGCGGTCAAGCGCAAGGCGTGGCTGGAGGAACTGCGCGCGGTGGAGAACGAGGCGTACCAGAAGCGCCTGCCGCGCCAGCTCTCCGAGCAGAACCCGATCGACCCGTACCGGCTGGTGCACGAGATCAACGAGTTCCTCACCGAAGACTCCATCTACATCGGCGACGGCGGCGACATCGTCACCTTCTCCGGGCAGGTGGTGCAGCCCAAGGCACCGGGCAACTGGATGGACCCCGGTCCACTCGGGACGCTCGGCGTCGGCGTGCCGTTCGCGATGGCGGCCAAGTACGCCCGGCCCGAGTCCGAAGTGGTCTGCCTCTTCGGTGACGGCGCCTTCTCCCTGACCGGCTGGGACTTCGAGACGATGGTCCGGTTCAACCTGCCGTTCGTCGGCATCGTCGGGAACAACTCGTCGATGAACCAGATCCGCTACGGCCAGATCCAGAAGTACGGCGAACCACGCGGCCGCATCGGCAACACCCTCGGCGACGTCCGCTACGACGAGTTCGCCCGCATGCTCGGCGGTTACGGCGAGGAGGTCCGCGACCCGGCGGACATCCGGCCCGCGCTGGAGCGCGCCCGCGAGTCCGGCAAGCCGTCGCTGATCAACGTCTGGGTCGACCCCGACGTCTACGCGCCGGGAACGATGAACCAGACCATGTACAAGTAG